In Fragaria vesca subsp. vesca linkage group LG5, FraVesHawaii_1.0, whole genome shotgun sequence, the genomic stretch AAAAGCTGCTACCGTCAGCAACAAAAGCTACTATCCCTAACTACAAAAGCTACTACCACCGACTATAAAAGCTACTATTGCAAGCAACAAAAACTACTACCAAACAGAACAAAAGCTACTACCAAAGGTTGAGAAAACTATTTTCAGAGACTTACAAGACTACGGAAATGTAGAGGATACGATTAAAATNNNNNNNNNNNNNNNNNNNNAGAATGGAGATTTGTTTTCTTTTGTTTTAACGGAGAGAGAAATTGATGTAAGGAAATGAGAGTAGTATAGGAACATCATAAAAGTAAAGTAACAGATTTGGGTCCAAAAATGGACTTATATAGGTAAAAAAGTTAGGGTGGACTTGTGAAGGAAAAAATGTTGAAACTGGACTTCTATAAAATTTTCTATAAAGAAAAAGGGGTAGAAGTTCCAAACAAGAAGTTTCTTTTCTGGGGACTTTTCTGGTTTTTTTGTTCTTCCTCCACGAACCACAAAAAGAAGAGAGGGTTCTGAGATTTGTTTTGTCGAAATCTTTTCATGGGTTTTGTTCTAGATACTGTTGCAACTCCGTAAAGCTAAGATTGCAAGGTACAGTATCGTTAAACAAGCACGACAGAACAATTTGAGAGATTCACATAAAACGAGAACGAAGGGGATGAGCGGCGAGGATCTGAGTTTGGTGGTGGAGATCACAGAGGGGATGGGCGGCGGGGATTCATTACACCCGTCCCTTTCTCCTTCATTGGTTCATTACAAAGCCTCGTTTATTTCCCGATTTCCAAGTCGAGCTTGGTGAGAGACTCCGGGAGGGAACCATTGAGGGGATTTAAGGACAAGTTGAGGTAGCGGAGGTTCTAGAGGAGTCAGATCTGGGCCGGAGAGTGGGAGAGGTCGAGGGCAACGAGGGTGGTGGCGTTGAAGAGGTGGGCGTAGAGAAGCACACACTTGGACTTGGGCGGGTGGGCCACCGAGACTAGCTTACATGAGCAATGACGTTGCTTCCCAACTAGAAGAGTTCGAGTTCCATCCAGTATTTTCTCCCAACACCCGAAATCTATAAATCCACGATCTCAATCCCTCAATTCACCAAAAAGAACCCAACTTTCACCAAAACCAATCAAAATGACAGCAACCCAAATCCCAGAAGTGGTTCTTGAATCCTCCAACGGCCGCAGAACCATGCCTGTGCTTGGATTCGGCACAGCATCCAACAATTTACAACCGGAGGTTTTGATAGAAGCTGTTCTTGAGGCCATCAAGCTTGGTTACCGACACTTCGACACTGCTTCCATTTACGGCTCCGAGCAGACTCTAGGACTAGCCATTGCCCAAGCACTCAAACTCGGCCTCGTGGCTTCTCGCGACGAACTCTTCATCACTTCCAAGCTTTGGCCTAACGATGCTCACCCCAACCTGGTTATTCCTGCTCTCAAGAAATCGCTTCAGTAAGTCTAGCAATTTGGGGAAGAAGAATTGAACTTTTTCTTAGTGAATTGGGTGATGAGTAATTTGTGTGAATTCTGTTGTGTAGGAATCTTGAGTTGGAGTACCTTGATTTGTATCTGATTCACTGGCCCATCAGTGCCACGCCTGGGAAGTTGAGTCACGCACTAGAGGAGAAGGATCAAATGCCGATGGACTTCAAGGGTGTGTGGGCAGACATGGAGGAAGCTCAGAGACTTGGCCTCACCAAATCCATTGGAATCAGCAATTTCTCTACCAAAAAGACTCAGAATTTGCTCTCCTTTGCTACTATTCCTCCGTCAGTCAATCAAGTGAGTTGGCTCCTTTTTTTCCCTTAGCAATTATAGTAGCACTGGACTGAAACTTGTATTAACTTTGATCAGTGTTGTGTATATATAGGTTGAGATGAGTCCATTTTGGCAACAGAAGAAGCTCAGAGACTTCTGCAAGGCCAATGGTATAGTTGTGACTGCCTTCTCCCCATTGGGTGCCATAGGAACCAGTTGGGGCACCAATCATGTTCTCGAAAGCAAAGTGCTGAATGAGATAGCCGAGGCTCATGGAAAGACTGTTGCGCAGGTTAACTGAACTATATTATAATTTTGTAGTGGAATCTTTTTGGCACCCATTAGTACGTTTGACAAACATATAGAGTTTGTGACTTAGTTGTGGTACTTGTTTTGGTTGCAGGTTTGTATTAGATGGGTTTATCAGGTAGGGGCAACTCTTGCAGTGAAGAGCTACAACAAGGAGAGGTTAAAGCAGAACGTGCAGGTGTTCGACTGGGAACTAACTAAAGAGGACCTTGAGAAGATCAATCAAATTCCACAGCGCAAAATGATGCCTCGAGAAGAGTTAGTTACGGCTACTGGACCATACAAGTCCCTTGATGACTTATGGGACGGAGAGTATTAGCTTTACATTGTAAGAAAATGTATGTTATATGCATAAGAATAAAGGCGTCAGCTAGTCATGTATCTATGGCATATATTGTATGAGACTTCTGTTTGATTCTGGAAACATATTGCCTAATTTTCATTCTCTGCATAGCTTCTATTTTGTTGGTGGTCATTAGGAAATGAACGATATTTGAAAGCTAGCGCGGGCTAGATAGCAATAAGAAAGGTCTTGTTGTTCAATTTGTACTTTACATGATTGAACATCCAGTTCATGGATCCCATGAACAACAATCGAGAGATTGGGGTCCCCAATTTGGGGAAAACCAGAATAGGATCCTACTTAAGAAGATTGGATCACAATACATGTTTCTTTTGTGCCGACTGTATTATATATGAGGTTCTTTCTTGATGGTTATCTGGACTTAAGTTGAACAAACCTGGAATTAACGTCTGTCTCATTCTATATCAAGGACGACGGTTGAGAATCCTGCTGCTAGCCAAACTGGCTCACCACTGCGTTTAACATTGAGAAAATTACATAGTAGCATATGACCAAATTTAAAAACACAAAAAACCCACTTCTAATCATTTTTATATAAATTAGGACATGGGCCTCAAGCCTAAAACCAAATAATAGCATACTTGATCCAAATGTTAAATTCAAATGACCAAAATGTTCTATTTCCTAATAAAATTACACCAGATGCCACTCTCACTCCCTTCCCTTCTCTCATTCCAATGTTTTGATTCTTCTTCTTTTTCTTCTTCTTCTTCTTCTTCTTCTTCTTCTTCTTCTTCTTCTTCTTCTTCTTCTTCTCTCTCTCTCTCTCTCTCTCTCTCTCTCTCTCTCTCTCTCTCTCTCTCTCTCTCTCTCTAATCTACCAAATCTCATCATCACCAATTTCAATCCATGGCTCTCTTTCTCTATCTCTCTCTCATATCTACCAGATCTCATCATCACCAGTTACAATCCATGGCTCTCTCTCTCTCTCTCTCTCAGATCTAGTAGATCTCATCATCACAATTTCAATCCATGACACGATTTGATATGCCGCACCTCCATCACCACACCTTCATCTTCCATGGCGGTGAGCGCCTTGAACGACGAACTCATCATCTTGTGTCACCGGACATGGCTACCGATTGTGTCTAAGGAGTCGACCGGCATCGTGGAGAAGACCGTCGATATCCTTTCGCGACAATGTGGGGAGGAGCTTGCCCTAAAGATGGGAATCTATCGTCGGTCGTGTTTTTATCGACAGCTACAAGGCGGTGCTGCTACTGTCCTTATTTGCTTGCTACAAGGCGCTGCTACTGTTTGGACAGATGATTTCGCTGCTACTGTTGGGGAGGGAATTTGCTGCTATTGTTGGAAAATCAAATTTACTGCTACTGTTGGAGGGAATTTGCTGCTATTGGTCAGAAAATTAAATTTGCTTCTACTGCGAGATCTGTGGGTAAAGTAAATTTGATGCTACTGTTTAGATATGTTGGAGGGAATTTGCTGCTACTGTAAGATTTGTTGGGAGGGTTAATTCGCTGCTACTGTTTAGATCTATTGGAAGTGTAGATTCCGAATCTAGTAGCAGCAGTAACAGCGTCCTATTATTAGGTAGTAGCAGATTTCAAAGTTGGCTTCCAGTCGGCAGTAGCAGCGACAGGCATCCTAATCGACAGTAGCAGCAGTAGAACATGTGATTAAGGGTAGTTTCGTAAAATGTGTAGTGACAGATGGCATGTGGACATCAATTTGTCCTAATTTGTTAATTTTTGTCCTTAAATGTGTAAGATATTGTGTAAATGATGTATTTGTAAACTGAAATTTGATTAATAACTTTATAGTAATTTACTATTTAACATTCATATTATTTGTTGAATTGAAATTTGTTTAGTCTTGTGATTTGAAGTTAACATCTGTTTAGTCCTTGTGGTTTTATTTTAGGCTTTTTAGCCAATTTGCTACCCTAACTTTCACTAAGGTATCAATTTGCTACCCTATCTTTTTTCTCTACCATTTTCCTACCCTTACTTTCATAATTAGCCGAATTGCTACCTAACAGTCAAATAAACCAATTTCAGTTATCTTTTCCG encodes the following:
- the LOC101312153 gene encoding non-functional NADPH-dependent codeinone reductase 2-like produces the protein MTATQIPEVVLESSNGRRTMPVLGFGTASNNLQPEVLIEAVLEAIKLGYRHFDTASIYGSEQTLGLAIAQALKLGLVASRDELFITSKLWPNDAHPNLVIPALKKSLQNLELEYLDLYLIHWPISATPGKLSHALEEKDQMPMDFKGVWADMEEAQRLGLTKSIGISNFSTKKTQNLLSFATIPPSVNQVEMSPFWQQKKLRDFCKANGIVVTAFSPLGAIGTSWGTNHVLESKVLNEIAEAHGKTVAQVCIRWVYQVGATLAVKSYNKERLKQNVQVFDWELTKEDLEKINQIPQRKMMPREELVTATGPYKSLDDLWDGEY